In one Thermaerobacter sp. PB12/4term genomic region, the following are encoded:
- a CDS encoding DinB family protein codes for MPVHTLEDLQSYLDHARRKVLRLAVQVPRPLWHQRPAPDRWSLLDNLEHLVLTERFCGDLLERMLERARREGRMSRGLPVQWVDARPVMLDAEGKTYSAPVWAEPRGRWHDEEVAEELAAGRRRLEAILHDLPRYDVERVIEPHPLYGWPFNAAQWIHFVGLHENVHARQLERIARHWVQQGAMDPFLNA; via the coding sequence ATGCCGGTGCACACCCTGGAGGATCTGCAAAGCTACCTGGACCACGCCCGGCGCAAGGTGCTGCGCCTGGCCGTGCAGGTGCCGCGACCCCTGTGGCACCAGCGCCCGGCCCCCGATCGCTGGTCGCTGCTGGACAACCTGGAGCACCTGGTGTTGACCGAGCGGTTTTGCGGGGATCTTCTGGAGCGCATGCTGGAGAGGGCCCGGCGCGAGGGCCGGATGAGCCGCGGCCTGCCCGTCCAGTGGGTCGATGCCCGCCCCGTCATGCTGGACGCCGAGGGCAAGACCTACAGCGCGCCCGTGTGGGCGGAGCCCCGGGGCCGCTGGCACGACGAGGAGGTGGCGGAGGAGCTGGCGGCCGGCCGCCGGCGCCTCGAAGCCATTCTCCATGACCTGCCGCGGTACGACGTGGAGCGGGTGATCGAGCCGCACCCTCTCTACGGCTGGCCCTTCAACGCCGCCCAGTGGATCCACTTCGTGGGCTTGCACGAGAACGTCCACGCCCGCCAGCTGGAACGCATCGCCCGCCACTGGGTCCAGCAGGGTGCCATGGACCCCTTCCTCAACGCCTAG
- the yjjX gene encoding inosine/xanthosine triphosphatase, whose product MDEPLVPRRVAVGSTNPTKVEAVRRVITAAWPGVEVTGHQVPSGVPVQPLGAAQTEAGARQRARLALESAGGAADLGIGLEGGVDPAGFLLSACCARDRKGRESVAWSLRMPLPPVVVRAVLHGEELGPLLERLGGVAGIGRGPGAVGLFTRGLVDRTQLWQMAVAGALAPWLTPQWDWFSSPAG is encoded by the coding sequence GTGGACGAGCCGCTGGTGCCACGCCGGGTGGCCGTGGGTTCTACCAACCCCACCAAGGTGGAGGCCGTGCGTCGGGTGATCACGGCCGCCTGGCCGGGCGTGGAGGTGACGGGCCACCAGGTGCCCAGCGGGGTGCCGGTCCAGCCGCTGGGAGCCGCCCAGACGGAGGCGGGAGCGCGGCAGCGGGCCCGCCTGGCCCTGGAGTCTGCGGGCGGGGCGGCGGATCTGGGGATCGGCTTGGAGGGTGGGGTCGATCCGGCCGGGTTCCTCCTCAGCGCCTGCTGCGCCCGCGACCGGAAGGGCCGGGAAAGCGTGGCCTGGAGCCTGCGGATGCCCCTGCCGCCGGTGGTGGTGCGGGCTGTTCTCCACGGGGAGGAACTGGGCCCGTTGCTGGAGCGGCTAGGCGGCGTGGCCGGCATCGGGCGCGGCCCCGGAGCCGTGGGCCTGTTCACCCGGGGGCTGGTCGACCGCACCCAGCTCTGGCAAATGGCCGTGGCCGGGGCCCTGGCGCCCTGGCTCACGCCCCAGTGGGACTGGTTCTCATCCCCGGCCGGGTGA
- a CDS encoding response regulator transcription factor — translation MSEFAGRTAPGGAGDAGGRRTDPAGGPAVAGGAGGREPGGQEAGAGNEVQRPIRVLVADDHAILRDGIRTLLEAHPDIAVVGEAADGREAVELARRLQPDVVLLDIGMPGMNGIEATQAILKQRPETRVLILSMHDNEEYIFPILEAGAAGYVLKRSAATELVSALRAVVQGHTILHPDVAAKVVSGAARRQKGEGAGEGVPRRVDGLTERETEVLTLIAQGLTNQEIADRLFISIKTVQAHRSNIMEKLDLHDAVELTKYAIRHGLISLDD, via the coding sequence ATGTCTGAGTTCGCAGGACGGACCGCCCCCGGCGGCGCGGGCGACGCCGGGGGCCGCCGGACGGACCCGGCAGGGGGGCCGGCCGTAGCTGGCGGGGCAGGCGGCCGGGAGCCGGGGGGCCAGGAGGCTGGCGCGGGCAACGAGGTCCAGCGACCCATCCGGGTGCTGGTCGCCGACGACCATGCCATCCTGCGGGACGGAATTCGCACCCTGCTGGAGGCCCACCCCGACATCGCCGTGGTGGGGGAGGCGGCCGACGGCCGCGAGGCGGTGGAACTGGCCCGGCGGCTGCAGCCCGACGTGGTGTTGCTGGACATCGGCATGCCGGGGATGAACGGCATCGAGGCGACCCAGGCGATCCTCAAGCAGCGCCCCGAAACCCGCGTTCTGATCCTCTCCATGCACGACAACGAGGAGTACATCTTCCCCATCCTGGAAGCGGGGGCGGCGGGCTACGTGCTCAAGCGCTCGGCGGCCACCGAACTGGTGTCGGCTCTGCGGGCGGTGGTGCAGGGACACACCATCCTGCACCCCGATGTGGCGGCCAAGGTGGTGAGCGGCGCCGCCCGGCGCCAGAAGGGGGAGGGGGCCGGCGAGGGGGTGCCCCGCCGGGTGGACGGCCTCACGGAGCGGGAGACCGAGGTGCTGACCCTGATCGCCCAGGGGCTGACCAACCAGGAGATCGCCGACCGCCTGTTCATCAGCATCAAGACGGTCCAGGCCCACCGCTCCAACATCATGGAGAAGCTGGACCTGCATGACGCCGTGGAACTCACCAAGTACGCCATCCGCCACGGCCTGATCTCCCTGGACGACTGA
- a CDS encoding ATP-binding protein — protein sequence MRWIYAIHNRLNIFQKVLIANAVLLVVTGIGAAALAAHVRQLPLVQRWLQDQALTVVILAFLTAGLMVSLGINWIILRVAFLPLFRLREIMDDVRAGQFHARAPAIVGDPDVAAMGAIFNEMLDRLDDYRRATASQVLRALEEERKRIARELHDQTSQVLTSLLIHLDLLKERLGGDAPEDVQRKLAFIRQLTSDTLEEIRRLTFDLRPTILDDLGLVPAVRWYVQNVLEPAGIEVELSASGFNGRLRDEIETALFRIVQEALTNILKHSRATRAQVMLRREPGGVSAEIRDNGVGFNPRQMIPGAGPDPGRGLGLFGMRERAALVGGRIELHSRPGQGTRLRVWIPLEGPPGRPAGEAAAPGEGAGTRPAGAPDAPGAPGSLAGPAAPVTVAGGGGGEDAREEAAMGHV from the coding sequence ATGCGCTGGATTTACGCCATCCACAATCGCTTGAACATCTTCCAGAAGGTCCTGATCGCCAACGCGGTCCTGCTGGTGGTCACGGGGATCGGGGCGGCGGCGCTGGCGGCCCATGTACGGCAGCTGCCGCTGGTCCAGCGGTGGCTGCAGGACCAGGCGCTGACCGTGGTGATCCTGGCTTTCCTCACCGCCGGGCTGATGGTGAGCCTGGGGATCAACTGGATCATCCTGCGGGTGGCCTTCCTGCCCCTGTTCCGGCTGCGGGAGATCATGGACGACGTGCGGGCCGGCCAGTTCCACGCCCGGGCGCCGGCCATCGTGGGCGACCCGGACGTGGCGGCCATGGGTGCCATCTTCAACGAGATGCTGGACCGGCTGGACGACTACCGCCGGGCCACGGCCTCCCAGGTGCTGCGGGCACTTGAAGAGGAGCGCAAGCGCATCGCCCGCGAGCTGCACGACCAGACCAGCCAGGTGCTGACCTCCCTGCTCATCCACCTGGACCTCCTGAAGGAGCGGCTGGGCGGCGACGCCCCCGAGGACGTCCAGCGCAAGCTGGCCTTCATCCGCCAGCTGACCAGCGACACGCTGGAGGAGATCCGCCGCCTCACCTTTGATCTGCGCCCGACCATCCTGGACGACCTGGGGCTGGTCCCCGCGGTGCGATGGTATGTCCAGAACGTGCTGGAGCCGGCCGGCATCGAGGTCGAACTCAGCGCCAGCGGTTTCAACGGCCGCCTGCGGGACGAGATCGAGACGGCCCTCTTCCGCATCGTCCAGGAAGCCCTGACCAACATCCTCAAGCATTCCCGCGCGACCCGGGCCCAGGTCATGCTGCGGCGGGAACCCGGCGGCGTGTCGGCGGAGATCCGGGACAACGGGGTCGGGTTCAATCCCCGCCAGATGATTCCCGGCGCGGGTCCCGATCCGGGACGTGGCCTGGGGCTCTTCGGCATGCGGGAGCGGGCCGCCCTGGTGGGCGGCCGGATCGAACTGCATTCCCGGCCGGGACAGGGCACCCGGCTGCGGGTCTGGATACCCCTGGAAGGCCCGCCGGGCCGCCCGGCCGGGGAAGCCGCGGCCCCCGGGGAGGGGGCCGGGACGCGCCCTGCCGGAGCGCCGGATGCACCCGGAGCACCGGGTTCCCTCGCGGGGCCGGCGGCACCCGTGACCGTCGCCGGCGGTGGCGGCGGGGAAGATGCCCGGGAGGAGGCGGCCATGGGCCATGTCTGA
- a CDS encoding AzlD domain-containing protein: protein MRQSVVAAFVLMGIVTYLPRCLPLVGLSRVRLPRLVEDALRYVGIAVMAALVAPDLAATWGQPPWGLGPRLAAAVPAAIVALWTRNMAWTVVVGVAAYALLLRGVPLG from the coding sequence GTGCGCCAGTCGGTGGTGGCGGCCTTCGTCCTGATGGGCATCGTCACCTACCTGCCCCGTTGCCTGCCGCTGGTGGGCCTTAGCCGGGTGCGCCTGCCCCGGCTGGTGGAAGATGCTCTGCGGTACGTGGGCATTGCCGTCATGGCTGCCCTGGTGGCGCCGGACCTGGCGGCCACCTGGGGACAGCCGCCCTGGGGCCTGGGTCCCCGGCTGGCCGCGGCGGTGCCGGCGGCCATCGTCGCGCTGTGGACCCGCAACATGGCCTGGACGGTGGTGGTGGGGGTGGCGGCCTACGCCCTGTTGTTGCGGGGCGTGCCGCTGGGATAA
- a CDS encoding AzlC family ABC transporter permease has protein sequence MPIVAGYLPIGLAYGVVAVQAGLTPLEALAMSVLVFAGSAQFAAAGMMAAGAATATLVATTFLINLRHVLFGAALAPRLAERRWGRLAVAAFGLTDEVFAVAQATLEGVARPWPYLLGLEVAAYASWCGASWLGAWIGDALTGLGDWGLDYALPAMFVALIALQLGGRMGRGLVVALVAAGVSLALGAAGWPHWRVLGAAVAGSAVGVVMDRCASRWWRPSS, from the coding sequence ATGCCCATCGTCGCCGGCTACCTTCCCATCGGGCTGGCCTACGGGGTGGTCGCCGTCCAGGCGGGCCTGACGCCCCTCGAGGCGCTGGCCATGTCCGTGCTGGTCTTCGCGGGTTCGGCCCAGTTCGCCGCCGCGGGGATGATGGCAGCGGGCGCGGCCACGGCCACCCTGGTGGCCACCACCTTCCTGATCAACCTGCGCCACGTCCTGTTCGGCGCCGCCCTGGCCCCGCGCCTGGCCGAGAGGCGCTGGGGCCGCCTGGCGGTGGCGGCCTTCGGCTTGACCGATGAGGTGTTCGCCGTGGCCCAGGCGACGCTGGAGGGCGTTGCCCGGCCCTGGCCGTACCTGCTGGGTCTGGAGGTGGCCGCCTATGCCTCCTGGTGCGGCGCCTCCTGGCTGGGGGCCTGGATCGGCGACGCCCTGACCGGTCTGGGGGACTGGGGGCTGGATTACGCGCTGCCGGCCATGTTTGTGGCCCTGATCGCCCTCCAGCTGGGCGGGCGGATGGGCCGGGGCCTAGTGGTCGCCCTGGTGGCGGCCGGCGTGTCCCTGGCTCTGGGCGCTGCAGGCTGGCCCCACTGGCGCGTCCTGGGTGCCGCCGTGGCAGGCAGCGCCGTGGGGGTGGTGATGGACCGGTGCGCCAGTCGGTGGTGGCGGCCTTCGTCCTGA
- a CDS encoding NUDIX hydrolase → MFDPDFPAEELAAVEARLGRPHCLQWTGEVGPEELALVRASTRRGRHHDLTFFVFDPAGRVATIRKPSFPPGIYRAPSGGARPGEPLLEGLRREAWEETGLDIEPTRYLLRIHARFTCGDQWEDWVSHVFAARTTSSRLDPHDPGEIAEARFVTLEELAGPIRQRMLATGRGLFRYRVALTDAALAALAGEPTPWGAGSSRTAPQVPSPWVAASRGGMVPCGPDGAPDGPAIRANIPPGTRGGPGTGPGAAGPEGRGERDGRP, encoded by the coding sequence TTGTTCGACCCCGATTTCCCCGCAGAGGAGCTGGCCGCCGTGGAGGCCCGCCTGGGCCGGCCCCATTGCCTGCAGTGGACCGGCGAGGTGGGTCCCGAGGAGCTGGCACTGGTCCGGGCCAGCACCCGGCGCGGGCGTCACCATGACCTGACCTTCTTCGTCTTTGACCCCGCGGGACGGGTCGCCACCATCCGCAAGCCCTCTTTCCCCCCTGGCATCTACCGGGCGCCCAGCGGCGGTGCGCGGCCCGGCGAGCCGCTGTTGGAAGGCCTGCGGCGGGAGGCATGGGAGGAAACGGGGCTTGACATCGAACCCACGCGCTACCTGTTGCGCATCCATGCCCGGTTCACCTGCGGGGACCAGTGGGAGGACTGGGTAAGCCACGTCTTCGCGGCCCGCACCACGTCATCCCGGCTGGACCCCCACGACCCCGGGGAGATCGCCGAGGCGCGCTTCGTCACCCTGGAGGAACTGGCAGGGCCCATCCGCCAGCGGATGCTGGCCACCGGGCGAGGTCTCTTCCGCTATCGCGTCGCCCTGACCGATGCCGCCCTGGCCGCCCTGGCCGGAGAACCCACACCCTGGGGAGCCGGTTCGTCCCGTACCGCTCCGCAAGTTCCTTCCCCCTGGGTCGCTGCCTCCCGGGGCGGCATGGTCCCCTGCGGCCCGGACGGCGCGCCGGACGGGCCCGCCATCCGGGCGAACATCCCTCCCGGAACCCGTGGCGGGCCGGGCACCGGTCCGGGGGCTGCAGGGCCGGAAGGACGGGGGGAGCGTGACGGGCGCCCGTGA
- a CDS encoding M20/M25/M40 family metallo-hydrolase yields MPPPTPARSAGEAAAAAAAGQLVRQVLQDAVWRHSWSYLRRQLDRYVEEIVRITQIPAPTFAEEPRARYVAARLEGLGLAVRRDEAGNVWAPWPALRPDPAPRDPAGRGSATGNGAGDGAGSPAPVVISAHLDTVFPPETPLTVRRQGRRLYGPGIGDNSASVACLLLLAEALAHAGFAPPVPVVWLFNTGEEGLGNLRGMRAFLDGCPVPPAAMLVLDGGLGMLCYRGIGSRRLRATFTGPGGHSWKDFGQPSAIVAAGRALARLASLPVPSDPRTTWNAGRISGGTSVNTIASTCQLELDLRSEDATALARLEQAVRQVLAEAAGEEGVDVDVAVVGDRPQGALAADHPLVALVREAMRTCGVPAHDLPASTDANLPLSRGIPAVTFGIRHGDGAHTLDEYIDRSGLDRGLRLALLALLATVDWARAGGGRAAEAAAGPSSAASPGPAASQPSGREQ; encoded by the coding sequence ATGCCGCCGCCGACTCCCGCCCGCTCCGCCGGGGAAGCCGCCGCGGCCGCGGCGGCCGGCCAGCTGGTTCGGCAGGTCCTGCAGGATGCCGTCTGGCGCCACTCCTGGTCCTATCTCAGACGCCAGCTGGACCGCTATGTGGAGGAGATCGTCCGGATCACCCAGATCCCCGCTCCGACCTTTGCGGAAGAACCCCGCGCCCGCTACGTGGCGGCCCGCCTGGAAGGGCTGGGGCTGGCGGTCCGGCGGGACGAGGCGGGCAACGTGTGGGCGCCCTGGCCCGCACTCCGGCCGGACCCGGCACCGCGGGACCCCGCGGGGCGCGGCAGCGCAACCGGCAACGGCGCTGGGGACGGTGCCGGATCCCCGGCCCCGGTGGTGATCTCGGCCCACCTGGACACCGTCTTCCCGCCGGAGACCCCCCTGACCGTGCGCCGCCAGGGCCGGCGGCTATACGGGCCGGGAATCGGCGACAACTCGGCTTCGGTGGCGTGCCTGCTGCTGCTGGCCGAAGCCCTGGCCCACGCCGGCTTCGCGCCGCCCGTGCCGGTGGTCTGGCTGTTCAACACCGGGGAAGAAGGCCTGGGCAACCTGCGGGGGATGCGCGCCTTCCTGGACGGCTGCCCCGTCCCCCCGGCGGCCATGCTGGTGCTGGACGGGGGCCTGGGCATGCTGTGCTACCGGGGCATCGGCAGCCGGCGGCTGCGGGCCACCTTCACCGGCCCCGGCGGGCACAGCTGGAAGGACTTCGGCCAGCCCAGCGCCATCGTCGCCGCGGGCCGCGCCCTGGCCCGGCTGGCAAGCCTGCCGGTGCCCTCCGACCCCCGTACTACCTGGAACGCCGGCCGCATCAGCGGCGGCACGTCGGTCAACACCATCGCCTCCACCTGCCAGCTGGAGCTGGACCTGCGGTCGGAAGACGCCACCGCCCTGGCGCGCCTGGAACAGGCCGTGCGCCAGGTGCTGGCAGAGGCCGCCGGGGAAGAGGGAGTGGATGTGGACGTGGCGGTGGTCGGCGACCGGCCCCAGGGCGCCCTGGCGGCCGATCACCCCCTGGTGGCCCTGGTGCGGGAAGCCATGCGCACGTGCGGCGTCCCCGCCCACGACCTGCCGGCCAGCACCGACGCCAACCTGCCCCTGAGCCGCGGCATCCCTGCCGTGACCTTCGGCATCCGCCACGGGGACGGCGCCCACACCCTGGACGAGTACATCGATCGGTCCGGCCTGGACCGTGGCCTCCGGCTGGCGCTGCTGGCCCTGCTGGCCACCGTGGACTGGGCGCGGGCCGGCGGCGGGAGGGCAGCGGAGGCAGCGGCGGGCCCTTCCAGCGCGGCCTCTCCGGGACCCGCGGCATCGCAACCCTCCGGGCGGGAACAATAG
- a CDS encoding PIG-L deacetylase family protein: MPEAEMGGRRLLCLTAHPDDESFSPGASLARYAAQGVEVTVVCATRGQAGKAGDPPLCSRAELPRVREQELRAACRELGVARVHVLDYEDGRLAQVAPAELVAVLAGWMEQLQPDVVLTFPPGGISGHGDHRVLSRAVEQAFRQVLAPGGRARLYYFTLPAAVYRLNGLGSPPHPLDATVTTAVDARPWAERKRAALACHRTQHRSVERAFGGFPPPPSPRLGWEFFYRAWPPLPAGLPPHPEAVAAAAAAPEEVRPAVAGAVEWGLFPAAAG; the protein is encoded by the coding sequence ATGCCTGAGGCCGAGATGGGCGGGCGGCGCTTGCTCTGCCTGACGGCCCACCCCGATGACGAGTCCTTCAGTCCGGGCGCCTCTCTGGCCCGGTACGCCGCCCAGGGGGTGGAGGTGACGGTAGTGTGCGCCACCCGCGGCCAGGCCGGCAAGGCGGGTGACCCGCCCCTCTGCAGCCGGGCCGAGCTACCCCGCGTGCGGGAGCAGGAGCTGCGGGCCGCCTGCCGGGAGCTGGGGGTGGCCCGGGTCCATGTGCTGGACTACGAGGACGGGCGACTGGCCCAGGTGGCCCCGGCGGAGCTGGTCGCGGTCCTGGCCGGCTGGATGGAGCAGCTGCAGCCCGACGTGGTGCTCACCTTTCCGCCGGGGGGCATTTCCGGCCATGGCGACCACCGGGTGCTGTCCCGGGCGGTGGAACAGGCCTTCCGCCAAGTGCTGGCGCCAGGGGGCCGGGCCCGGCTCTACTACTTTACCCTGCCTGCCGCCGTCTACCGGCTGAACGGGCTGGGAAGCCCGCCCCATCCGCTGGACGCCACCGTCACCACCGCGGTCGATGCCCGGCCCTGGGCGGAGCGCAAGCGGGCTGCCCTGGCCTGTCACCGCACCCAGCACCGGTCGGTGGAACGGGCCTTCGGCGGCTTCCCGCCGCCACCGTCGCCGCGGCTGGGATGGGAATTCTTTTACAGGGCATGGCCGCCCCTGCCGGCAGGCCTGCCGCCCCACCCGGAGGCGGTGGCCGCGGCCGCGGCGGCACCCGAGGAGGTGCGCCCGGCCGTAGCCGGCGCGGTGGAGTGGGGCCTCTTCCCCGCGGCTGCCGGCTAG
- the tatC gene encoding twin-arginine translocase subunit TatC, with translation MGETGGSGIWPSLAEHLSELRLRLIYCGLALLAGVAVGFFYARPVLEWLIQRGPEVKLVALAPAEAFLVTLRIAVLLGLGLASPVMVYQALRFIWPGLTEAERRYVRWYAFPALVLFAAGLAFGLLVAAPMALNFLLGFNAGPIERTLSVQAYVDFVTGLVWPFGFIFELPVVVGILTEIGLLTPPYMAHLRKYALLASLVVAAFLTPTTDIITQLVFTVPLAVLYEAGYGLCWLIHRRRSSQVRPAPQGGGVADA, from the coding sequence GTGGGGGAGACCGGAGGGAGCGGCATCTGGCCCTCCCTGGCCGAGCACCTCAGCGAGCTGCGGCTGCGCCTGATCTACTGCGGGCTGGCTCTCCTGGCCGGCGTGGCGGTGGGGTTCTTCTACGCCCGGCCGGTGCTGGAGTGGCTGATCCAGCGGGGCCCCGAGGTCAAGCTGGTGGCCCTGGCTCCCGCGGAAGCCTTCCTGGTCACCCTGCGCATCGCCGTGCTGCTGGGCCTCGGCCTGGCGTCGCCCGTGATGGTCTACCAGGCCCTGCGCTTCATCTGGCCGGGGCTCACCGAGGCGGAGCGCCGATACGTGCGCTGGTATGCGTTCCCGGCCCTGGTCCTTTTCGCCGCGGGGCTGGCCTTCGGCCTCCTGGTCGCGGCGCCCATGGCGCTGAACTTTCTACTGGGGTTCAATGCCGGGCCCATCGAGCGCACCCTCTCGGTGCAGGCCTACGTTGACTTCGTCACCGGCCTGGTCTGGCCCTTCGGCTTCATCTTCGAGTTGCCGGTGGTGGTGGGGATCTTGACGGAGATCGGACTCCTCACCCCGCCGTACATGGCGCACCTGCGCAAGTACGCTCTGCTGGCCTCCCTGGTGGTGGCGGCCTTCCTCACGCCGACCACCGACATCATCACCCAGCTGGTCTTCACCGTGCCCCTGGCCGTGCTGTACGAGGCCGGTTACGGCCTGTGCTGGCTCATCCACCGCCGGCGGTCGTCGCAGGTGCGGCCCGCGCCCCAGGGGGGAGGGGTTGCCGATGCCTGA
- a CDS encoding twin-arginine translocase TatA/TatE family subunit: MGPIGLPELLLIGAVALIIFGPARLPELGRSLGRAMREFRAAVRSLDDGDDDAPPARGRAGTATTAGTGGAAAAAGAAAGAEPAGAAGAQQPPDAPGAQQELALQAVPQASPAAGSPGGGAAGAAGAGGSAPAAGSPAGELSRQEPAG, encoded by the coding sequence GTGGGACCTATTGGCTTGCCAGAGCTCTTGCTGATCGGCGCGGTCGCTTTGATCATCTTCGGTCCGGCGCGACTGCCCGAGCTGGGCCGCTCCCTGGGCCGGGCGATGCGCGAGTTCCGCGCGGCGGTCCGGTCCCTGGACGACGGTGACGATGATGCCCCTCCGGCCCGCGGGCGGGCCGGCACGGCCACGACCGCCGGGACGGGTGGTGCGGCGGCGGCCGCCGGCGCGGCGGCCGGTGCGGAGCCGGCGGGAGCGGCGGGCGCGCAGCAGCCGCCGGACGCTCCAGGCGCGCAACAGGAGCTGGCGCTCCAGGCCGTGCCCCAGGCTTCCCCCGCGGCGGGGAGCCCGGGAGGCGGCGCTGCAGGGGCGGCCGGAGCGGGCGGGTCCGCACCGGCGGCAGGGTCTCCGGCCGGCGAGCTGAGCCGCCAGGAACCGGCCGGGTGA
- the yfmF gene encoding EF-P 5-aminopentanol modification-associated protein YfmF — protein sequence MNGGLDLRRAADFTRHDLPGLRVHVRPDPRFKRVAAVLAWQMPLATDTASPFALLPRLLRRGTRRHPDLPALERALAGLYGASLGAGVEKMGDRHLATLTLTWPAGRFVPGAREEGAGGLVARAAGLLMEVFTDPYLDGSSFPADRVAEEKEAQIQRIRALVNDKATYALRHCLEHLCAGEPYGLSELGDPERLAVLDGEDLLRLHRRVRAVAPLDLFVAGPVEPGPLVEAVAAAWERAGGGPREVLSLPPAVIRGPRPEPRRVEETLPMEQGWLVLGLRAPIGFDHPLRPALEMYNGILGGFVHSKLFLNVRERASLAYSAWSRLVRGKGLILAMAGIDPRRRQDAEAIMLRQVEDMAAGRISDEELEATRRSLVERLRAELDQPGALIRAALEAEVYGHRDDPEELIRAWQNMGRADIQAVARQVGLDTVYFLHGGPGTQGSEGGHGTA from the coding sequence ATGAACGGCGGCCTGGATCTGCGCCGGGCGGCGGACTTCACCCGCCATGACCTGCCCGGCCTGCGCGTGCATGTGCGGCCCGATCCCCGGTTCAAGCGGGTGGCGGCCGTCCTGGCCTGGCAGATGCCCCTGGCTACGGACACCGCCAGCCCCTTCGCCCTGCTTCCGCGGTTGCTGCGCCGCGGGACCCGGCGTCATCCCGACCTGCCGGCCCTGGAGCGGGCTCTGGCGGGCCTCTACGGGGCCAGCCTGGGCGCGGGCGTGGAAAAGATGGGCGACCGGCACCTGGCCACCCTGACGCTGACGTGGCCGGCGGGCCGCTTCGTCCCCGGGGCCCGGGAGGAGGGCGCCGGCGGCCTGGTGGCGCGCGCCGCCGGGCTGTTGATGGAGGTGTTCACCGACCCCTACCTGGACGGCTCCAGCTTTCCGGCGGACCGGGTGGCGGAGGAAAAGGAGGCGCAGATCCAGCGCATCCGGGCCCTGGTCAACGACAAGGCGACCTATGCCTTGCGTCACTGCCTGGAGCACCTTTGCGCCGGCGAGCCTTACGGCCTCAGCGAGCTGGGGGACCCGGAGCGCCTGGCCGTGCTGGACGGCGAGGACCTGCTTCGCCTCCACCGGCGGGTGCGGGCCGTGGCTCCCCTGGACCTGTTCGTTGCCGGGCCGGTCGAGCCCGGCCCCCTGGTGGAGGCGGTGGCCGCAGCCTGGGAGCGGGCGGGCGGCGGGCCCAGGGAGGTCCTGTCCCTGCCTCCGGCGGTGATCCGGGGACCCCGCCCCGAGCCCCGGCGGGTGGAGGAGACCTTGCCCATGGAACAGGGATGGCTGGTCCTGGGGCTGCGGGCCCCCATCGGTTTCGACCACCCGCTGCGGCCGGCCCTGGAAATGTACAACGGCATCCTGGGCGGGTTCGTCCACTCCAAGCTCTTTCTCAATGTGCGGGAGCGGGCCAGCCTGGCCTACTCCGCCTGGTCCCGCCTGGTGCGCGGCAAGGGGCTGATCCTGGCCATGGCGGGCATCGACCCCCGCCGCCGCCAGGACGCCGAAGCCATCATGCTGCGCCAGGTGGAAGACATGGCGGCCGGTCGCATCAGTGACGAGGAACTGGAGGCCACCCGCCGCTCGCTGGTGGAACGCCTGCGGGCGGAGCTGGATCAGCCCGGTGCCCTGATCCGTGCCGCCCTGGAAGCGGAGGTCTACGGTCACCGGGACGACCCGGAAGAGCTGATCCGCGCCTGGCAGAACATGGGCCGGGCGGACATCCAGGCGGTGGCCCGGCAGGTGGGGCTGGATACCGTCTATTTCCTGCACGGCGGCCCCGGAACCCAGGGCAGTGAAGGTGGCCATGGCACGGCCTGA